Proteins encoded in a region of the Perca fluviatilis chromosome 6, GENO_Pfluv_1.0, whole genome shotgun sequence genome:
- the camsap1b gene encoding calmodulin-regulated spectrin-associated protein 1-B isoform X2: protein MDVELCAGGDSTRRKVDLAGVAEGTIDVVPLEMYDSARAKIAANLRWLFAKAYGIDHIPEDLRDPFYTDQYEQEHIKPPVIRLLLSCELYCRVCALILKTEQAASLQSHMSVIQSLSRKGIYVVESDDTPVTDEDLACVPIKMSAHMPMIDALMMAYTVEMISIEKVVASVKRFSTFSASKELPFDLEDAMVFWINKVNMKMREITEREHKVKHHPLESPSHQKVRYRREHASGRQLPFFPLLEDLMRDVCDGAAMLTVVNYYCPDLMKLEDICLKEVPSIADSLYNIRLLKEFSNEYLNKSFYLTTEDMLYSPLVLKHNVMVFIAELFWWFETVKPEFVQPRDLQEFKDARAIAQPKSARPSVPISNATKRSFLASPGVADNQSSPEVCNRYFLHPEDSDPLKGGPTFSPSHPLLPLRQRQQKQQGEDVSGLRNRSNSLTQMDGQPRGSVVAWPDKRQRPLSTLSPYMLQSATDSDADIASGDSVSLARSISKDSLASNAITPKHQISVHQPSQAAMRRVNGHSLLGNVNIEDEEETQVALARTDGPVIPKRVDGTQATATVGPKPDPDSFYLEPLMPSVIKTAKEKSVCLNKEEESGEAPHSSGRGSLRRGDGSTSAVRRKAPCSLNQTFTPPGEQVDLSEEPQQGQADFSPIVTSSVDPSTREPAGGFYLHSDSEEPKSDQGLDAELEDMDEEDLDEAFTTKDPNWHRKAFNKEEEESAKLQEDMNVKEHEDKDMNGGSGRSSPCLSAQSQASSMASGSVRMTSFAERKAQQQRFGSNHDLRSSASSSQRTTPDGSESSGPLASSWRLKRDQSPSSPLGGCPRTGDGSGGSNVLASEIVQLRMQLEEKRRAIEHQKKKMEVLSARQRQKLGKAAFLNIVKKGGGKSDTLPNPLKADVSKDELNGEKAPSSKDDMCVDAFRGDKVVAASNPPGALKADKKGTSGSFYLEEELDLNECSRSIDLLNDAIGSIQQQMMQLSLQQEMLMKQNVQSPSGATPPPPVTSGKNGDSKAGASFHFVEHLSNSGTAPTRKPPKLSSGRGSRSKPSELKISKEQSWQASRTLTPTQSGSETLPHLRQLAGGRSPRADQVDGLRNPTAGETIDRPGHVRSANFRLHDEANMRLPTRVDLKAVAAPEVSFDGCLSSTLRESELNSSDGSGKENIPSDEVQRNKSHLIEVDLSELKAPEEEEAAEDTTTEGVDGEQRSGMGFFFKDEQKAEDELAKKRAAFLLKQQKKAEEARLRKQQLESESELKRDEARRKAEEDRLRKEEEKTRRELIKQEYLRRKQQEILEEQGLVKPKTPKPKQKHRPKSVFREESSSDNFSKGSSTPDNLSNAQSGSSLSLASAATNEADSVNSGGAGSQRCDSVESFPGTRNNSRTAERDWDNGSTASSIASMAEYTGPKLFKEPSSKSNKPIIHNAISHCCLAGKVNEPQKNQILEELDKCESNHLMILFRDGGCQFRALYSYFPDTEEIQKLTGTGPKSITKKMIDKLYKYSSDRKQFTVIPAKTVSVSVDALTIHNHLWQAKRGAVPKKGGK from the exons ACCATATTCCAGAGGACTTAAGGGACCCGTTTTACACAGACCAGTATGAGCAGGAACACATCAAGCCGCCTGTCATCCGCCTGCTGCTGTCCTGCGAGCTCTACTGCCGTGTCTGCGCCCTCATCCTCAAGACGGAGCAGGCAGCGTCTCTTCAGTCCCACATGTCCGTCATCCAGTCTCTGTCCAGAAAGGGCATTTATGTTGTGGAAAGTGACGACACACCTGTCACAGATGAAGACCTTGCCTGTGTGCCCATCAAAATG AGTGCTCACATGCCCATGATCGATGCCCTGATGATGGCTTACACAGTGGAGATGATCAGCATCGAGAAAGTGGTGGCTTCTGTCAAGCGCTTCTCTACCTTCAGTGCCTCCAAGGAGCTGCCCTTCGATCTGGAGGACGCTATGGTCTTCTGGATCAACAAG GTTAACATGAAGATGAGGGAGATTACAGAAAGGGAGCACAAAGTCAAACACCACCCCCTGGAGTCCCCCAGCCATCAAAAG GTACGGTATCGTCGGGAGCATGCTTCAGGCCGACAGCTGCCCTTCTTCCCTCTGCTGGAAGACCTGATGAGGGATGTTTGTGACGGAGCTGCAATGCTCACTGTGGTCAACTACTACTGCCCAGACCTCATGAAGCTGGAGG ATATTTGCCTGAAGGAAGTCCCCTCCATCGCTGATAGCCTGTACAACATCCGGCTACTCAAAGAGTTCTCCAACGAGTATCTGAATAAAAGTTTCTATCTGACGACGGAAGACATGCTCTACTCGCCGCTGGTGCTCAAG CACAATGTGATGGTGTTCATTGCTGAGCTCTTCTGGTGGTTTGAGACTGTCAAGCCAGAGTTTGTCCAGCCCAGAGATCTCCAAGAGTTTAAAGATG CTCGAGCCATAGCTCAGCCCAAGAGTGCCCGTCCATCAGTGCCTATTTCCAATGCCACCAAGCGCAGCTTCCTGGCCAGCCCTGGTGTGGCCGATAACCAGAGCAGTCCTGAAGTCTGTAACAGGTACTTCCTGCACCCTGAAGACTCTGACCCCCT tAAAGGGGGTCCAACATTCAGTCCTTCCCACCCGCTCCTGCCTCTCCGACAGAGGCAACAAAAGCAGCAAGGAGAAGATGTTTCAG GTCTTAGAAACCGCTCCAACTCCCTGACTCAGATGGACGGACAACCCAGAGGCTCTGTTGTTGCATGGCCCGACAAGAGGCAAAG ACCACTGTCCACATTGAGCCCCTACATGCTGCAATCAGCCACAGACAGTGATGCAGACATTGCTTCTGGGGACAGTGTGAGTCTGGCTCGCTCCATAAGTAAGGACAGCCTGGCGTCCAACGCCATCACACCCAAACACCAGATTTCTGTCCACCAGCCATCACAGGCTGCAATGCGCAGAGTCAACGGCCACAGCCTCCTGGGCAACGTCAACATTGAGGACGAGGAAGAAACTCAGGTGGCACTTGCCAGGACTGATGGTCCAGTCATCCCCAAACGGGTTGACGGGACTCAAGCAACTGCCACAGTAGGACCCAAACCTGACCCAGATAGCTTTTACCTAGAACCACTGATGCCTTCTGTGATCAAAACAGCTAAAGAGAAGTCTGTATGCCTAaacaaggaggaggagagtggtgaGGCGCCCCACTCTTCAGGAAGGGGCTCTCTACGCAGAGGAGATGGATCTACATCGGCCGTTCGTAGGAAAGCTCCCTGCAGCTTGAACCAAACCTTTACTCCTCCGGGTGAGCAGGTAGACTTGTCAGAGGAGCCTCAACAGGGTCAGGCAGATTTCAGCCCCATTGTTACCAGCAGTGTTGACCCCTCAACCAGAGAGCCAGCTGGGGGTTTCTACCTTCATTCAGATTCTGAAGAACCAAAGTCTGACCAGGGCTTGGATGCTGAGCTTGAAGACATGGATGAAGAGGATCTGGATGAAGCTTTTACCACTAAAGACCCCAACTGGCACAGGAAAGCCTtcaataaagaagaagaagaatccgCCAAACTCCAAGAGGACATGAATGTGAAAGAGCATGAGGACAAAGACATGAATGGTGGCAGCGGTCGCTCCAGCCCCTGTCTTAGTGCTCAGTCCCAGGCAAGCAGCATGGCCAGTGGCAGTGTACGCATGACCTCCTTCGCTGAGCGCAAAGCCCAGCAGCAGCGCTTTGGCAGCAACCACGACCTGCGCTCCAGTGCCTCCAGCTCCCAAAGGACCACTCCAGATGGGTCTGAGAGCAGCGGGCCCCTGGCTTCCTCCTGGAGGCTTAAAAGGGACCAGAGCCCCTCCTCACCCTTGGGAGGATGCCCTCGTACAGGTGATGGTAGCGGTGGTTCTAATGTACTGGCTTCTGAGATTGTCCAGCTCCGTATGCAGCTGGAGGAGAAACGACGTGCCATTGAGcaccagaagaagaagatggaaGTGCTGTCAGCGAGGCAGAGGCAGAAGCTGGGAAAGGCAGCCTTTCTGAACATCGTAAAGAAAGGTGGAGGCAAGAGTGACACTTTACCCAACCCACTTAAAGCTGACGTGTCTAAAGATGAGCTCAACGGGGAGAAAGCACCGTCAAGTAAAGATGATATGTGTGTGGATGCCTTCAGAGGGGACAAAGTGGTGGCGGCATCCAACCCGCCAGGTGCCTTAAAAGCAGACAAGAAAGGGACCAGTGGTAGCTTCTATCTAGAAGAAGAGTTGGACCTGAATGAGTGCAGCCGTTCCATCGATCTGTTGAACGACGCGATCGGCAGCATCCAGCAACAAATGATGcagctgtcactgcagcaggaGATGTTGATGAAACAGAATGTACAGTCCCCCTCTGGTGCAACCCCACCTCCTCCTGTTACCAGCGGCAAAAATGGTGACTCAAAGGCGGGGGCAAGCTTTCACTTTGTGGAGCACCTCTCTAACAGTGGCACCGCTCCTACCAGGAAACCCCCCAAACTGAGCTCGGGCCGGGGCTCCAGGTCCAAACCATCAGAGCTAAAGATATCCAAGGAGCAGAGCTGGCAGGCCTCCAGGACCCTCACCCCCACCCAGAGTGGGTCAGAGACATTACCACACCTAAGGCAGTTAGCTGGGGGCAGGTCCCCCAGGGCCGACCAGGTCGACGGCCTCAGAAACCCCACGGCAGGAGAGACAATTGACAGGCCAGGCCACGTTCGGAGCGCCAACTTCCGCCTTCACGATGAGGCGAACATGCGCCTGCCGACCCGCGTGGACCTGAAGGCCGTGGCTGCCCCAGAAGTGTCCTTTGACGGGTGCCTGTCCAGCACCCTTAGAGAGTCTGAGCTCAACTCCTCAGACGGTTCAGGGAAAGAGAATATACCATCAGACGAGGTGCAGCGCAACAAATCCCACCTGATTGAGGTCGATCTGTCAGAGCTGAAAGCcccggaggaagaggaggctgccgAGGACACCACGACGGAAGGAGTTGATGGAGAGCAGAGGTCAGGCATGGGCTTCTTCTTCAAG GATGAGCAGAAGGCGGAGGATGAGCTTGCTAAGAAGAGAGCAGCGTTCTTGCTGAAGCAGCAGAAGAAAGCCGAGGAGGCTCGACTCCGTAAACAACAACTAGAATCCGAATCGGAGCTGAAACGAGACGAAGCCAG ACGGAAGGCGGAGGAGGACCGCTTGCGtaaagaagaggagaagacaCGGCGGGAGCTGATAAAGCAGGAGTATCTGCGGAGGAAGCAGCAGGAGATTTTGGAGGAACAAGGCCTCGTGAAGCCCAAAACCCCCAAACCGAAGCAGAAACACAGACCCAAGTCTGTCTTCAGAGAGGAATCCTCCAGCGATAATTTCTCCAAGGGCTCTTCCACAC CTGACAACCTGAGCAACGCCCAATCAGGCTCCAGTCTGTCTCTGGCCTCTGCTGCCACCAACGAGGCTGACAGCGTCAACTCGGGAGGGGCTGGCTCTCAGCG CTGTGACTCAGTGGAGTCGTTTCCAGGCACCCGTAACAACAGTCGAACTGCCGAAAGAGACTGGGACAACGGCTCCACGGCATCTTCCATCGCTTCCATGGCTGAATATACCG GTCCCAAACTATTCAAGGAGCCCAGCTCCAAGTCGAATAAGCCAATCATCCACAATGCAATCTCCCACTGCTGCCTGGCAGGAAAGGTCAATGAGCCTCAGAAGAACCAGATCCTAGAG GAGTTGGACAAGTGCGAGTCCAACCACCTGATGATCCTGTTTCGTGACGGTGGCTGCCAGTTCCGGGCGCTCTACTCGTACTTCCCCGACACCGAAGAGATACAGAAGCTGACGGGAACGGGACCCAAGAGCATCACCAAGAAGATGATTGATAAGCTGTACAAGTACAGCTCAGACCGGAAGCAGTTCACCGTCATCCCCGCCAAGACTGTGTCAGTCAGCGTGGATGCCCTGACCATCCACAACCACCTGTGGCAGGCCAAGAGGGGTGCTGTGCCAAAGAAAGGCGGAAAATAG